In Roseofilum reptotaenium CS-1145, a genomic segment contains:
- the xdhA gene encoding xanthine dehydrogenase small subunit — translation MTQPYLIVNNKTLFLKDTSPHSTLLEYLRQSGFVGTKEGCGDGDCGACTVAIIAQNQEGKPYYQAINSCIVPLGAVIGREIITVEGIAGETLHPVQQAMVETGGSQCGYCTPGFIMSMFCAYYQGTVNDVCIEGNLCRCTGYLPIRRAAQQVTGATNIQDRFTQKLETASTVIIECEYGADGDRFHRPINLNQLLHLLQQHPNATLIAGATDIGLHLSHHTQHFPLLISLEAIPELQTLHITPESVEIGAALPLSHIQTHLQGIFPSLDTMLIWFAARQIRNRATLGGNLGTASPIGDLSPVLLSLDATLSLASPQGERTLPLCNFFQNYRQTALQAGEIIRSISIPRTLPPKAIRRLSQSYKVGKRGTDDISIVAAAFTIDLDENHHIIHARLAYGGVAPLPIRATQVEDMLIGKLWHLDTIRDIKPILQQTFSPLTDLRASAEYRQLLVANLFEKFFHEIECD, via the coding sequence ATGACTCAACCCTACCTGATTGTTAACAACAAAACCCTCTTTCTCAAAGATACTTCTCCCCATTCCACCCTGTTGGAATATCTGCGCCAAAGTGGATTTGTGGGAACGAAAGAAGGGTGTGGTGATGGGGACTGTGGCGCTTGTACTGTGGCTATTATTGCTCAAAATCAGGAGGGAAAACCCTACTATCAAGCTATCAATAGTTGCATCGTTCCCCTGGGTGCAGTTATTGGGCGAGAAATTATCACCGTAGAAGGTATTGCTGGGGAGACTCTGCATCCGGTGCAACAAGCTATGGTAGAGACGGGGGGTTCTCAATGTGGCTATTGCACTCCAGGATTTATCATGAGCATGTTTTGTGCTTATTACCAGGGAACGGTGAATGATGTTTGCATTGAGGGAAATCTTTGTAGGTGTACGGGATATCTTCCCATTCGTCGCGCCGCTCAACAAGTCACTGGAGCCACCAATATTCAAGATCGCTTTACGCAAAAACTAGAGACTGCCTCTACTGTAATAATAGAGTGCGAATATGGGGCAGATGGCGATCGCTTCCATCGTCCCATCAACCTCAACCAACTCCTCCATCTCCTCCAGCAACACCCCAACGCTACCCTCATCGCTGGAGCAACCGACATCGGACTCCACCTCAGTCACCATACCCAACACTTTCCTCTACTCATCTCCCTCGAAGCCATTCCTGAACTGCAAACCCTCCACATCACCCCCGAAAGCGTCGAAATCGGCGCAGCTCTTCCCCTCTCCCACATTCAAACCCATCTTCAAGGCATCTTTCCCAGTCTCGACACCATGCTCATCTGGTTCGCCGCCCGCCAAATCCGCAACCGCGCTACCCTTGGGGGTAACTTAGGCACCGCTTCACCTATTGGCGATCTTTCCCCCGTCCTCCTCTCTCTCGACGCAACCCTCAGCCTCGCCAGTCCACAAGGTGAAAGAACTCTCCCCTTATGCAACTTTTTTCAAAACTATCGCCAAACTGCTCTACAAGCGGGAGAAATTATCCGCTCCATCTCCATTCCCAGAACCCTACCACCTAAAGCCATTCGCCGTCTCAGTCAATCCTATAAAGTCGGCAAACGAGGAACCGATGACATTAGCATCGTTGCCGCAGCCTTTACCATAGACTTAGACGAAAACCACCACATTATTCATGCCAGACTCGCCTATGGAGGAGTTGCTCCCCTCCCCATCCGCGCTACCCAAGTCGAGGACATGCTCATCGGCAAACTGTGGCACTTAGACACTATCCGAGACATCAAACCCATCTTACAACAAACATTTAGCCCCCTAACCGACCTCCGCGCCAGCGCCGAATATCGTCAACTCCTAGTTGCCAATCTCTTCGAGAAATTTTTCCATGAGATCGAGTGTGATTAA
- a CDS encoding class I SAM-dependent methyltransferase — MEDRQRLEEMVDRAIENNTPYAWFETLYESANQEEGKIPWAKLQPHPLLASWLQKYPREETGKTALVVGCGLGDDAEALAAQGFTVTAFDVSETAIAWCKQRFPQSKVTYQVADLFAPPENWHQGFDRVIETYTIQALPLALREQTMEAIANLVAPDGTLLIITQIRATEAEPDGPPWPLSLSELVHFQNIGLQEIQRESLGEENSALVAIEYRA, encoded by the coding sequence ATGGAAGATCGTCAGCGACTTGAAGAAATGGTCGATCGTGCCATCGAAAATAATACCCCCTATGCCTGGTTTGAAACCCTGTATGAATCGGCTAACCAGGAGGAAGGCAAAATTCCCTGGGCTAAATTACAACCCCATCCCCTGCTGGCAAGTTGGTTACAAAAATATCCCAGAGAAGAAACTGGAAAAACAGCTCTTGTGGTGGGTTGTGGTTTAGGCGACGATGCCGAAGCCTTAGCTGCTCAGGGATTTACGGTAACCGCGTTTGATGTTTCAGAAACAGCGATCGCCTGGTGCAAGCAGCGATTTCCCCAATCCAAGGTAACCTATCAAGTGGCCGATCTCTTCGCACCCCCTGAAAATTGGCATCAGGGTTTTGATCGGGTGATTGAGACGTATACGATTCAAGCCTTACCTTTAGCCCTGAGAGAGCAAACCATGGAGGCGATCGCCAATTTAGTCGCTCCAGACGGTACACTTTTGATCATCACCCAAATTCGAGCCACAGAAGCCGAACCGGATGGCCCCCCTTGGCCCCTTTCTCTGTCAGAATTAGTACACTTTCAGAACATCGGGCTGCAAGAAATTCAGCGAGAATCGTTAGGTGAGGAAAATAGCGCTCTTGTAGCGATCGAATATCGTGCCTGA